Proteins encoded within one genomic window of Rhododendron vialii isolate Sample 1 chromosome 1a, ASM3025357v1:
- the LOC131321415 gene encoding uncharacterized protein LOC131321415 isoform X2 → MVKERRVVIVTWEEKKIRIRRREEKRRILGACSGGGGGAASVLPHELVVSEVLTRLACKPLARFKCVSNLWRSSIEDDCFRKPFKSEDHRGSLLQFGDHLALVEGFVDQKLELWVYGGKMPTEEEKRGGEQDVDVDVVDVADDYVDDGEEAAAFDIDVVDVADDYVDDGEEEAAAAAFDVDVVDVADDYVDDGEEAAAVAEAWTKHIINIPYAFKDRGCSLLGNLPTGEMLMTGTHVAQEEEGTNNSNSKSLPLVPVMPPLYSYDPTKEKFQELVIGNNFQTPLLPSIGMDSNKLHIYQYVEDIRPLENLIRGDESNLGGT, encoded by the exons ATGGTGAAGGAGAGAAGAGTAGTAATAGTAACATGGGaggagaagaaaataagaatcaggaggagggaggagaagagaagaatacTAGGAGCCtgcagcggcggcggcggcggagcaGCTTCGGTGCTCCCTCACGAATTGGTGGTGTCGGAAGTGCTGACGAGGCTTGCTTGCAAACCTCTGGCGCGATTCAAGTGTGTGTCTAATCTCTGGCGTTCATCCATCGAGGACGATTGTTTTCGTAAG CCATTCAAGAGTGAGGACCATCGGGGTTCGTTGCTTCAATTTGGAGACCATCTGGCTCTGGTGGAGGGGTTCGTTGATCAGAAATTAGAGCTCTGGGTATATGGGGGCAAGATGCCtacagaagaagagaaaaggggAGGAGAACAAGACGTTGATGTCGATGTTGTTGATGTTGCTGATGATTATGTTGATGACGGCGAAGAAGCAGCAGCTTTTGATATCGATGTTGTTGATGTTGCTGATGATTATGTGGATGACGgcgaagaagaagcagcagcagcagcttttGATGTCGATGTTGTTGATGTTGCTGATGATTATGTTGATGACGgcgaagaagcagcagcagtagCAGAAGCATGGACTAAGCACATCATCAATATCCCATATGCTTTCAAAGACCGCGGATGTAGTTTACTTGGAAACCTCCCGACAGGTGAGATGTTAATGACTGGTACGCACGTAGCACAGGAAGAAGAAGGGACTAATAACAGTAATAGCAAGTCACTGCCCCTTGTGCCTGTCATGCCTCCTCTTTATTCATACGACCCCACTAAGGAAAAGTTTCAAGAGCTTGTAATTGGCAACAATTTCCAGACCCCTCTCCTACCTTCCATCGGAATGGACAGTAACAAGCTCCATATATACCAGTATGTGGAAGATATCAGACCATTGGAAAATTTGATTAGAGGAGATGAGTCCAATCTTGGAGGAACTTAG
- the LOC131321415 gene encoding uncharacterized protein LOC131321415 isoform X1 has translation MYDGFTEVVNGLFCAYRGHRMWVCKVSTNCSIELPPCFNYSRRQKFRFYLGFDCTRKEYKLLKLCFRSDPGTRHDFYFSPNCEILTLGKDDEWRSIPSGIPIDIWGESVFLHGSSTLFFWPQVTRTVLVAFSFKEEVFDVFRFLPQPFKSEDHRGSLLQFGDHLALVEGFVDQKLELWVYGGKMPTEEEKRGGEQDVDVDVVDVADDYVDDGEEAAAFDIDVVDVADDYVDDGEEEAAAAAFDVDVVDVADDYVDDGEEAAAVAEAWTKHIINIPYAFKDRGCSLLGNLPTGEMLMTGTHVAQEEEGTNNSNSKSLPLVPVMPPLYSYDPTKEKFQELVIGNNFQTPLLPSIGMDSNKLHIYQYVEDIRPLENLIRGDESNLGGT, from the coding sequence ATGTACGACGGATTTACGGAAGTCGTTAATGGCCTCTTCTGTGCCTACAGAGGTCATCGCATGTGGGTTTGCAAGGTCTCTACTAATTGTTCCATAGAGCTTCCTCCCTGCTTTAATTATTCTCGTCGTCAGAAATTTAGATTCTACCTCGGGTTTGATTGTACTAGAAAGGAATACAAGTTGCTTAAATTGTGCTTTCGTAGTGACCCTGGCACTAGGCACGACTTTTATTTCTCACCGAACTGCGAGATTCTTACTCTAGGCAAGGATGATGAGTGGAGAAGCATCCCCAGTGGCATTCCAATTGACATCTGGGGCGAAAGCGTTTTCCTCCATGGAAGTAGCACTCTCTTTTTCTGGCCCCAGGTTACACGCACTGTGCTTGTTGCCTTCTCATTCAAGGAGGAGGTATTTGATGTTTTCCGGTTTCTGCCACAGCCATTCAAGAGTGAGGACCATCGGGGTTCGTTGCTTCAATTTGGAGACCATCTGGCTCTGGTGGAGGGGTTCGTTGATCAGAAATTAGAGCTCTGGGTATATGGGGGCAAGATGCCtacagaagaagagaaaaggggAGGAGAACAAGACGTTGATGTCGATGTTGTTGATGTTGCTGATGATTATGTTGATGACGGCGAAGAAGCAGCAGCTTTTGATATCGATGTTGTTGATGTTGCTGATGATTATGTGGATGACGgcgaagaagaagcagcagcagcagcttttGATGTCGATGTTGTTGATGTTGCTGATGATTATGTTGATGACGgcgaagaagcagcagcagtagCAGAAGCATGGACTAAGCACATCATCAATATCCCATATGCTTTCAAAGACCGCGGATGTAGTTTACTTGGAAACCTCCCGACAGGTGAGATGTTAATGACTGGTACGCACGTAGCACAGGAAGAAGAAGGGACTAATAACAGTAATAGCAAGTCACTGCCCCTTGTGCCTGTCATGCCTCCTCTTTATTCATACGACCCCACTAAGGAAAAGTTTCAAGAGCTTGTAATTGGCAACAATTTCCAGACCCCTCTCCTACCTTCCATCGGAATGGACAGTAACAAGCTCCATATATACCAGTATGTGGAAGATATCAGACCATTGGAAAATTTGATTAGAGGAGATGAGTCCAATCTTGGAGGAACTTAG